The following are from one region of the Marinomonas sp. CT5 genome:
- a CDS encoding enolase C-terminal domain-like protein, which translates to MFTTIKKMQVIPVAGHDSFLLNLSGGHAPWFIRTVVVLEDNDGNIGLGEVPATDKIISTLEECRMLVEGKSVGKWKSIISDIRSATSGKSDDVRGNQTFDLRTAVHVITAIESALLDLAGQNMGLPVVDLLGQYGKQRNEVEALGYLFFLGDHRKTNLPYLTYDNPVDEWDLVRSQEAVTPESIATLAKAAYARYGFKDFKLKGGVLDGHQEAECIAALYEAFPNARLTLDPNGAWTLDQAVEYLTPIKHMLSYAEDPCGQEGAWSGRETMSEFKRRTGLKTATNMIATDWKQLKNAVRLDSVDIPLADCHFWTMQGAVAVGELCHEWGMTWGSHSNNHFDISLAMMTHVAAACPGEVTAIDTHWIWQDGQRITKEPLKIRNGKISVPTKPGLGIELDREKLMQAHELYKTLTLGQRDDSLAMQFLIPGWTFDPKKSALVR; encoded by the coding sequence ATGTTTACAACAATAAAAAAAATGCAGGTTATACCTGTTGCAGGTCACGATAGTTTTTTATTAAACCTAAGTGGTGGCCATGCGCCTTGGTTTATTCGTACCGTTGTCGTATTAGAAGATAACGATGGCAATATTGGCCTAGGTGAAGTGCCTGCTACCGATAAAATCATTTCCACTCTTGAAGAATGTCGAATGCTGGTAGAAGGTAAAAGCGTCGGCAAATGGAAAAGTATTATCAGTGATATTCGCAGTGCCACATCCGGTAAATCGGATGATGTACGTGGCAATCAAACTTTCGATCTAAGAACCGCTGTGCATGTTATTACCGCTATTGAATCTGCATTGTTAGACTTAGCGGGTCAGAATATGGGCTTGCCGGTAGTCGATTTATTAGGTCAGTATGGTAAGCAACGTAATGAAGTAGAGGCGCTAGGCTATTTATTCTTCTTGGGTGATCATCGCAAAACGAATTTGCCTTACCTGACCTACGATAATCCAGTCGATGAGTGGGATTTAGTACGCAGCCAAGAAGCCGTAACCCCAGAATCCATTGCCACATTAGCAAAAGCGGCTTATGCCCGTTATGGCTTTAAAGATTTCAAATTAAAAGGCGGCGTGTTAGATGGTCATCAAGAAGCAGAATGCATTGCCGCTCTGTATGAAGCCTTCCCTAATGCACGATTAACGCTGGATCCTAATGGTGCTTGGACACTAGACCAAGCAGTTGAATACCTTACGCCTATCAAACATATGTTGAGTTACGCGGAAGACCCTTGTGGCCAAGAAGGTGCTTGGTCTGGTCGTGAAACCATGTCTGAATTTAAACGTAGAACAGGTTTGAAAACCGCGACGAACATGATCGCCACAGACTGGAAACAGCTGAAAAACGCCGTTCGTCTTGATTCTGTTGATATTCCTTTAGCTGATTGTCATTTCTGGACAATGCAAGGGGCGGTTGCCGTTGGCGAGTTATGTCATGAATGGGGCATGACATGGGGTTCTCACAGTAATAACCATTTTGATATCTCCTTGGCGATGATGACCCATGTTGCTGCCGCCTGTCCCGGCGAAGTCACGGCGATTGATACCCACTGGATTTGGCAAGATGGTCAACGAATCACCAAAGAACCACTAAAAATACGCAATGGCAAAATTAGTGTTCCGACCAAACCGGGTTTAGGTATTGAGCTGGATAGGGAAAAACTGATGCAAGCCCATGAGCTTTATAAAACCTTGACTCTCGGGCAACGAGACGACAGCTTGGCAATGCAATTCCTCATACCGGGTTGGACCTTTGATCCAAAGAAGTCTGCGCTTGTTAGATAG
- a CDS encoding dihydroxy-acid dehydratase — MVGKDDQSDVNRYGFAPWIAGGVMAAALIICMFALAAGFA, encoded by the coding sequence ATGGTCGGTAAAGATGATCAGTCTGATGTAAATCGTTATGGCTTTGCTCCTTGGATTGCTGGTGGAGTCATGGCGGCTGCGTTAATCATTTGCATGTTTGCTTTGGCCGCAGGATTTGCCTAG
- a CDS encoding TRAP transporter large permease subunit, whose product MSNSQELPFDDVIEVAGDNPIQPDEVAERFSYTPIDHISHFIGIGVSLLYLVAAGATLWEVVARYVFNAPTQWAFEVVMVLCAATWMLSAGFITLKQRHIGITVIHNMVSARAKWRLDLFAMIVGIMALFLLLSDASLRAYLAIDHIERAGSAFNSPMPMVLKTLLLLGGLLYLAQLTVNLWRHVQSSWAKTLVKLVGLFMALYFINGALAYISGPGSIFDATSGYFSSIGAALDPSQTLNMRSYSLGVISLIMVAMLISLMMTGMPLGIVTLIVSVVMAIAFFGPRGLYLVSANTASLLDHYTLIAIPFFVLMASILEKSGIAEDLFDAMSIFAGNLRGGVAVQTVVVAVILAAMSGVMGGEIVMLGLVALPQMLRLGYNRKMAIGLICAAGALATLIPPSIIMIVYGLSAEVGIGDLFMAGAIPGVMLAVFYALYVLVRVHINPSMAPTAKEVAELTGEENKLSRARLNAVMLSILLIGSVMGSIYAGVASITEAAALGALGAMIVSAVRHEFKWSMLKASLVGSMSTVGTIIWLVLGSVSFVGIFNLIGGAEFMRSLFMNLGLPAIGVILVMMLILVILGTFMEWIAIVLITVPVFAPVVMSLAPELGLTADQAKVWFGILFVLNIQIYFLSPPFGPACFWLKSVAPKDVTLQEIFMSVLPFIAIQIVGLILVMAFPQIALWLPETLGS is encoded by the coding sequence ATGTCTAATTCTCAGGAACTTCCTTTTGATGATGTCATTGAAGTCGCTGGTGATAATCCGATTCAACCCGATGAGGTTGCCGAGCGTTTTTCTTATACTCCTATTGATCATATAAGCCATTTTATTGGCATTGGAGTGTCGTTACTCTATTTAGTTGCCGCAGGAGCAACGTTATGGGAAGTGGTCGCACGTTATGTCTTTAATGCCCCAACTCAGTGGGCATTTGAAGTGGTAATGGTGTTGTGCGCTGCTACTTGGATGTTATCTGCTGGTTTTATCACGTTAAAACAACGTCATATTGGTATTACCGTTATACATAATATGGTATCTGCCCGAGCTAAATGGCGTTTAGATCTTTTTGCCATGATCGTTGGCATCATGGCGCTATTTTTGTTGTTGTCCGATGCCTCTTTGCGTGCCTATTTGGCTATTGATCATATTGAAAGAGCAGGGAGTGCCTTTAACTCACCTATGCCAATGGTGTTGAAAACATTATTGCTGTTGGGCGGTTTGCTCTATCTAGCACAATTGACCGTTAATTTATGGCGGCATGTGCAAAGTTCTTGGGCCAAAACCTTGGTTAAGTTAGTTGGCCTATTTATGGCACTTTATTTCATTAATGGGGCACTGGCTTATATTTCTGGGCCTGGTTCTATCTTTGATGCTACCAGTGGTTATTTCTCATCTATTGGCGCGGCGCTCGACCCAAGTCAGACGTTAAATATGCGTTCATACAGTCTTGGCGTTATTTCTCTGATCATGGTGGCAATGCTTATTTCACTGATGATGACTGGAATGCCATTAGGTATTGTGACGCTTATTGTTTCGGTGGTGATGGCGATTGCATTTTTCGGGCCGCGTGGTTTGTATTTGGTGTCTGCTAATACGGCTTCTTTACTGGATCATTACACTCTGATTGCCATTCCATTCTTTGTTCTGATGGCCTCCATTTTGGAAAAATCTGGTATAGCCGAAGACTTGTTTGATGCCATGTCTATTTTCGCCGGTAATTTGCGTGGTGGTGTTGCCGTTCAAACTGTGGTTGTTGCTGTCATTTTGGCCGCCATGTCGGGTGTGATGGGGGGCGAAATCGTAATGTTGGGGTTAGTCGCCTTACCGCAAATGTTACGTTTGGGCTATAACCGAAAAATGGCAATAGGGCTTATTTGTGCGGCTGGCGCTTTAGCTACCTTAATTCCACCTTCCATTATCATGATTGTTTATGGTTTGTCGGCGGAAGTAGGGATTGGTGATTTGTTTATGGCGGGGGCTATTCCCGGTGTCATGTTGGCTGTCTTTTACGCACTGTATGTTCTTGTTCGTGTACATATCAATCCTTCTATGGCACCAACGGCGAAGGAAGTTGCAGAACTAACAGGCGAAGAAAATAAGTTATCTAGAGCCCGATTAAATGCGGTTATGTTAAGTATTTTGCTTATTGGTAGCGTAATGGGGTCCATTTATGCCGGTGTTGCTTCTATTACCGAAGCGGCTGCTTTAGGTGCTCTTGGTGCCATGATTGTTTCTGCGGTTCGTCATGAATTTAAGTGGTCCATGCTAAAGGCTTCTTTGGTGGGTTCAATGTCGACGGTTGGCACCATTATCTGGTTAGTGCTTGGTTCGGTCTCCTTCGTTGGGATTTTTAACTTAATCGGCGGGGCAGAATTTATGCGCTCGTTGTTTATGAATCTAGGCTTGCCTGCCATTGGGGTGATTCTGGTAATGATGCTGATTTTGGTCATCCTTGGCACCTTTATGGAATGGATTGCGATTGTCTTAATTACCGTTCCTGTCTTTGCTCCTGTGGTGATGTCTTTGGCACCAGAGCTGGGGCTTACCGCTGATCAAGCGAAAGTATGGTTTGGTATTTTGTTCGTACTGAATATTCAGATTTATTTCTTATCACCGCCATTCGGGCCTGCTTGTTTTTGGCTTAAGTCGGTTGCTCCCAAAGATGTGACATTACAAGAAATATTTATGTCTGTTTTGCCTTTCATCGCGATTCAAATAGTAGGACTTATTTTGGTGATGGCTTTCCCTCAAATAGCCCTTTGGCTGCCTGAAACACTTGGAAGTTAA
- a CDS encoding 5-dehydro-4-deoxyglucarate dehydratase, giving the protein MAFSVEQMRAALSDGLLSFPVTDFDANGKFNAETFRIRLESFIEHGVSSIFVAGGTGEFFSLDEDDYRQIVELSVATVKGRVPVIASAGRSVADAKKYVAIADAAGCDGILLMPPFLTECPEDGIVEYASQIMASSKTHFIYYNRGNGILTAENVKALATANPNMVALKDGVGNIAALNDTIKTVGDRLVYIGGVPTAEIFAEAYLSIGVNTYSSAVFNFMPELANKFYKALRAGDQAVVTAIIKDFFIPFCRLRDRKKGYAVSLIKAGATLMGRSAGKVRAPLTMPTASEMAELEAIIKKNS; this is encoded by the coding sequence ATGGCTTTTTCGGTTGAACAAATGAGAGCAGCACTGAGTGACGGACTATTGTCCTTTCCGGTAACCGATTTTGATGCGAATGGTAAATTCAATGCAGAGACATTTCGTATACGTCTAGAGTCTTTTATCGAGCATGGCGTATCGTCTATTTTTGTTGCTGGTGGAACAGGGGAATTTTTCTCTCTAGATGAAGATGATTATCGTCAAATTGTCGAATTATCGGTTGCCACAGTAAAAGGTCGCGTGCCAGTAATTGCTTCTGCGGGTCGCAGTGTGGCAGATGCTAAAAAGTATGTGGCGATTGCTGATGCGGCGGGTTGTGATGGTATTTTATTGATGCCTCCTTTCCTGACTGAGTGTCCAGAAGATGGGATTGTGGAATACGCTAGTCAAATCATGGCATCCAGCAAAACACATTTTATTTATTACAACCGTGGTAATGGCATTTTAACGGCTGAAAACGTAAAAGCATTGGCAACGGCGAATCCAAATATGGTGGCCCTAAAAGACGGTGTCGGCAACATTGCTGCATTAAACGACACCATCAAAACCGTAGGCGATCGTTTGGTTTATATTGGTGGTGTGCCAACGGCTGAAATCTTCGCCGAAGCCTATTTGTCTATTGGCGTAAATACCTACTCTTCTGCTGTGTTTAACTTTATGCCAGAACTGGCAAACAAGTTTTATAAAGCATTGCGTGCTGGTGATCAGGCTGTGGTGACGGCAATCATTAAAGACTTTTTTATTCCATTCTGTCGTTTGCGTGATCGCAAAAAAGGCTATGCCGTTAGCCTAATTAAAGCCGGCGCTACCTTGATGGGACGTAGTGCAGGCAAGGTTCGAGCGCCACTAACTATGCCTACAGCAAGCGAAATGGCAGAGTTAGAAGCGATCATCAAGAAAAACTCATGA
- a CDS encoding glucarate dehydratase family protein yields the protein MSRIQAIEITPIAFRDPPLLNVYGIHEAWALRTIIEIKTENGLYGLGESYGDEQTISQLQQVAPYLVDMDVFQMNLIRQKIEQVITLPDPKSGLEIAPGTLGATTVPRIYSAFEVACLDLVGKITGRPVCDLLGGKVRDSVSYSAYLFYKYERHGFTNDPWVDSWGEALTPAGIVKQAKKMIDQYGFQSIKLKAGVFEPEQEIEALRALREAFPSHPLRIDPNGGWTVETTKTLLKEFDDGLLQYLEDPAPGKEAMGQVSAITDIPLATNMCVIGFFDLPKAIELDAVQVILSDHHYWGGLKATHDLAQICKTWGIGLSMHSNSHLGISLMAMTHAASAIENLTYACDTHYPWQEEEVIKGGKIQFENGAVVVPDKPGLGVELDREALAILAENYKNCGIRARDDVSEMRKYEPDWKGTVPRF from the coding sequence ATGTCACGTATTCAAGCTATCGAAATTACACCTATTGCCTTTCGTGATCCGCCATTACTGAATGTGTACGGCATTCATGAAGCGTGGGCATTACGTACCATCATTGAAATCAAAACAGAGAATGGTCTGTATGGTTTGGGTGAAAGTTATGGTGATGAGCAAACCATCAGCCAATTACAACAAGTTGCGCCTTACTTGGTTGATATGGATGTTTTTCAAATGAATCTGATTCGTCAGAAAATTGAACAAGTGATTACCTTGCCAGATCCTAAATCAGGATTAGAGATAGCGCCGGGCACATTAGGCGCCACAACCGTACCACGAATTTATTCGGCTTTTGAAGTGGCCTGCTTAGACCTAGTTGGCAAAATCACAGGCCGTCCTGTGTGTGATTTGCTGGGTGGGAAAGTGCGTGATTCCGTGTCCTACAGTGCTTACTTATTTTATAAGTACGAACGTCATGGGTTTACTAATGATCCGTGGGTAGATTCTTGGGGGGAAGCATTAACGCCAGCAGGAATCGTCAAGCAAGCTAAAAAAATGATTGATCAATATGGTTTTCAATCCATCAAATTAAAAGCGGGTGTATTTGAACCAGAACAAGAAATCGAAGCGTTACGAGCATTGCGAGAGGCTTTTCCAAGTCATCCTTTACGCATTGATCCAAATGGCGGTTGGACAGTTGAAACAACCAAAACGCTGTTAAAAGAGTTTGATGATGGACTATTGCAGTACTTGGAAGATCCTGCGCCCGGTAAAGAAGCGATGGGACAAGTGAGCGCTATCACCGACATCCCTCTAGCAACCAATATGTGTGTCATTGGCTTTTTTGATTTACCTAAAGCCATTGAGTTAGACGCAGTACAGGTCATTTTATCCGATCACCATTACTGGGGTGGTCTTAAAGCAACCCACGATCTTGCGCAAATTTGTAAAACATGGGGGATCGGTCTCTCCATGCACTCAAATTCTCATTTAGGCATCAGTCTTATGGCGATGACGCACGCCGCATCGGCAATCGAAAACCTGACATACGCATGTGACACCCATTATCCGTGGCAAGAAGAAGAAGTCATAAAGGGTGGCAAAATCCAATTTGAAAACGGTGCTGTTGTGGTGCCCGACAAACCGGGTTTGGGTGTTGAGCTGGACCGCGAAGCATTGGCAATACTCGCTGAAAACTACAAAAACTGTGGTATTAGAGCCCGTGATGATGTGAGTGAAATGCGCAAATATGAACCCGACTGGAAAGGTACAGTACCGCGTTTTTAG
- a CDS encoding TRAP transporter substrate-binding protein yields the protein MPIVSIRKAVAVLTVSAGIALTPSVYAETLKIQTSFNASHISLTRLNQIWIPKLKEMTNGAVELELLPIGSVVAHKETPVAVSMGILDGDLTATSYFAGKDPAFALMGDLIAGYDNPSQIQDFCMNGGGKELLQKLYDKYDPGVHVIGCSSEKREAFVSKVPLRSVADLKGLKVRSPEGLAADVFRRAGAAPVSLPGSEVYTALEKNVIDAADSSAYANNDASGMHKVAKFPIYPGIHSMPFMQFTITDSKWESLSKANQQALTTWFTSAYDDLRVYLDAKDKELVARDKKAGDITVIDWSQAERDKFRKIAQTAWSAFAAASPLAQEVYDAHVAYMKSHGLL from the coding sequence ATGCCAATAGTATCTATTCGTAAGGCTGTCGCTGTATTAACCGTCTCAGCTGGAATCGCACTTACCCCCTCTGTTTATGCTGAAACACTAAAGATTCAAACCAGTTTTAATGCTTCTCATATCAGTCTTACTCGACTTAACCAAATCTGGATTCCTAAACTCAAAGAGATGACAAATGGCGCTGTAGAGCTAGAGTTATTGCCGATTGGTTCTGTGGTAGCTCATAAAGAAACGCCAGTTGCGGTTTCTATGGGGATACTAGATGGCGACCTGACGGCAACAAGTTATTTTGCCGGTAAAGATCCAGCATTCGCTTTAATGGGAGATTTGATCGCTGGGTATGATAACCCATCTCAAATTCAAGACTTCTGTATGAATGGTGGTGGTAAAGAGTTACTGCAAAAACTGTATGATAAATACGATCCGGGTGTACACGTTATTGGTTGTAGTTCAGAAAAACGTGAAGCCTTTGTCTCTAAAGTGCCACTGCGAAGTGTGGCCGATTTAAAAGGCTTGAAGGTTCGTTCACCAGAAGGTTTAGCTGCCGATGTGTTTAGACGTGCTGGAGCGGCACCCGTATCTCTTCCCGGTTCCGAAGTTTATACCGCGCTAGAAAAAAATGTGATCGATGCCGCTGACTCTTCAGCGTATGCCAATAATGATGCTAGCGGTATGCACAAAGTGGCTAAGTTTCCAATTTATCCCGGTATTCATTCAATGCCATTTATGCAATTCACAATAACGGATAGCAAGTGGGAATCTTTATCTAAAGCAAATCAGCAAGCGCTGACCACATGGTTCACCAGCGCTTATGATGATTTACGTGTGTATTTGGATGCGAAAGATAAAGAGTTAGTCGCGCGTGATAAAAAAGCGGGTGATATTACGGTTATTGATTGGTCTCAAGCAGAACGCGATAAGTTCCGTAAAATTGCGCAAACAGCATGGAGCGCGTTTGCAGCGGCTTCTCCTTTAGCTCAAGAAGTATATGACGCACACGTTGCTTATATGAAGAGTCATGGTTTGTTATAG